One genomic window of Polyangium aurulentum includes the following:
- a CDS encoding cation-translocating P-type ATPase, translating to MSEPAHAEELSGLLARLDASSSGGLEAAEASARLEKHGKNKLPEPARKSTLVRILEQFKNPLVLTLIAAAAIAVVVGSTAAEGSFLSRFGDAIAILLIVILNAFLGYYQERRAEAALDALQKLSAPNARVRRGGKVQVIAAEDVVPGDLLELEAGDAIAADARLVQTIDLATEEAALTGESSASVKDALAPVPADAPLGDRVTMVFTGTTVVRGKARAVVTATGSGTELGKIGEMINSVGDQKTPLEERLDSFGTQILRACLLLSAVLLGWGFLRGGRPWHELLLEAVSLAVAAIPEGLPAITTITLALGMQRMARRGAIVRKLPAVETLGAATVIASDKTGTLTQNEMTVRFVYAGGHRYKVTGEGYDPHGEFKAEDGAEVDQDKLPAPLTYTLATAALCNNAHLDQDKETKKWRIVGDPTEGALLALSAKGNMARESVAPSHQFLHELPFDSDRKRMTVITRDHHGREIAHVKGSVDVLLPLCVKFAADDGVRGMTDEDRHAITAEAERMSSEALRVLAICRRVRKQGHEEGDVERELTFLGLVGMMDPPRAGVKEAVETCKLAGIRAVMITGDHKLTATAIAKEIGLWEEGDEAITGSELAKMGDEELARRVEHLRVFARTTAEQKLRIVRAFKSRGHVVAMTGDGVNDAPALREAHIGVAMGMGGTDVARQAGDLILADDNFATIVEAVREGRAIYSNIQKFIFFLLSSNMGLLVAVFVVSFIGTWPPLTPLMILWINLVTNGLPALALGIDPPDPQLMREAPRPPDAGLLGRRDYLGIVYVGGIMGAAAIALYAMSPQDEDSLLRTRALAFSLLALSPLFHAWSCRSPVLSAFASRPLVSLPLLLACAASAAIHLVAILIPALRPVFRTYAMSPHEWMILIVLSALVVPAVEIAKAIDRAVRRRPPGAGAPAATPGLPPAS from the coding sequence ATGAGTGAACCCGCCCATGCGGAAGAGCTCTCGGGGCTCCTCGCACGTCTCGACGCGAGCTCGAGCGGCGGCCTCGAAGCCGCCGAGGCCTCTGCTCGCCTTGAAAAGCACGGCAAGAACAAGCTCCCCGAGCCTGCCAGGAAGAGCACCCTCGTAAGGATCCTCGAGCAGTTCAAGAACCCGCTCGTGCTCACCCTGATCGCGGCCGCCGCGATCGCGGTCGTGGTCGGATCCACGGCCGCCGAGGGCAGCTTCCTGAGCCGGTTCGGCGACGCGATCGCGATCCTGCTCATCGTCATCCTCAACGCGTTCCTCGGCTACTACCAGGAGCGCCGCGCCGAGGCCGCGCTCGACGCCCTGCAGAAGCTCAGCGCGCCGAACGCGCGCGTGCGCAGGGGCGGCAAGGTCCAGGTCATCGCGGCCGAGGACGTGGTCCCGGGAGACCTGCTCGAGCTCGAGGCGGGCGACGCGATCGCGGCCGACGCGCGGCTCGTGCAGACGATCGATCTCGCGACCGAGGAGGCGGCCCTCACGGGCGAGAGCAGCGCGAGCGTGAAGGACGCGCTCGCGCCCGTGCCTGCGGATGCGCCGCTCGGCGATCGCGTGACCATGGTCTTCACGGGGACCACGGTGGTGCGCGGCAAGGCGCGCGCGGTCGTCACGGCCACGGGCTCGGGCACCGAGCTCGGCAAGATCGGCGAGATGATCAACTCGGTCGGCGATCAGAAGACGCCGCTCGAGGAGCGCCTCGACAGCTTCGGCACGCAGATCCTCCGCGCCTGCTTGCTGCTCTCGGCCGTGCTGCTCGGCTGGGGCTTTCTGCGCGGGGGGCGGCCGTGGCACGAGCTGCTGCTCGAGGCGGTGAGCCTCGCGGTGGCCGCGATCCCCGAGGGTCTGCCTGCGATCACGACCATCACGCTGGCGCTCGGGATGCAGCGGATGGCGCGGCGCGGGGCGATCGTGCGCAAGCTGCCTGCGGTGGAGACGCTCGGCGCGGCGACGGTGATCGCCTCGGACAAGACGGGCACGCTCACGCAGAACGAGATGACCGTGCGCTTCGTGTACGCGGGCGGTCATCGCTACAAGGTGACGGGCGAGGGCTACGATCCGCACGGCGAGTTCAAGGCCGAGGACGGGGCGGAGGTCGATCAGGACAAGCTGCCCGCGCCGCTCACGTACACGCTGGCGACGGCGGCGCTCTGCAACAACGCGCACCTCGATCAGGACAAGGAGACGAAGAAGTGGCGCATCGTCGGTGATCCGACCGAGGGCGCGCTGCTCGCGCTCTCCGCCAAGGGCAACATGGCGCGCGAGTCGGTGGCTCCGTCGCACCAGTTCCTGCACGAGCTGCCCTTCGACAGCGACCGCAAGCGCATGACCGTGATCACGCGCGACCACCACGGCCGCGAGATCGCGCACGTGAAGGGCTCGGTCGACGTGCTCCTGCCCCTGTGCGTGAAGTTCGCGGCCGACGACGGCGTCCGCGGCATGACCGACGAGGATCGGCACGCGATCACGGCCGAGGCGGAGCGGATGAGCAGCGAGGCGCTGCGCGTGCTCGCGATCTGCCGGCGCGTTCGCAAGCAGGGGCATGAAGAGGGCGACGTCGAGCGCGAGCTGACGTTCCTCGGCCTCGTGGGCATGATGGATCCGCCGCGCGCGGGCGTGAAAGAGGCGGTCGAGACGTGCAAGCTCGCGGGCATCCGCGCGGTCATGATCACGGGCGACCACAAGCTCACGGCCACGGCGATCGCGAAGGAGATCGGCCTCTGGGAGGAGGGCGACGAGGCGATCACGGGCTCGGAGCTCGCGAAGATGGGCGACGAGGAGCTGGCGCGTCGGGTCGAGCACCTGCGCGTCTTCGCGCGGACGACGGCCGAGCAGAAGCTCCGGATCGTGCGCGCCTTCAAGTCGCGCGGGCACGTGGTGGCGATGACGGGCGACGGCGTGAACGACGCGCCCGCGCTGCGCGAGGCGCACATCGGCGTGGCCATGGGCATGGGCGGCACCGACGTCGCGCGGCAGGCGGGAGATTTGATCCTCGCCGACGACAACTTCGCCACCATCGTCGAGGCGGTGCGCGAGGGCCGCGCGATCTACAGCAACATTCAGAAGTTCATCTTCTTCTTGCTGTCGTCGAACATGGGCCTGCTCGTGGCGGTGTTCGTGGTGTCGTTCATCGGGACGTGGCCTCCGCTGACGCCGCTGATGATCCTGTGGATCAACCTCGTCACCAACGGCCTCCCCGCGCTGGCGCTGGGCATCGATCCGCCGGATCCGCAGCTCATGCGCGAGGCGCCGCGTCCGCCCGACGCGGGGCTGCTCGGGCGGCGCGACTACCTCGGGATCGTCTACGTGGGCGGCATCATGGGCGCGGCGGCGATCGCGCTCTACGCGATGTCGCCGCAGGACGAGGACTCGCTCCTGCGCACGCGCGCGCTCGCGTTCTCGCTGCTCGCGCTCTCGCCGCTCTTCCACGCGTGGAGCTGCAGGAGCCCGGTGCTGTCGGCGTTCGCGTCGCGGCCGCTCGTGAGCTTGCCGCTGCTCCTCGCGTGCGCGGCGAGCGCGGCGATCCACCTCGTGGCGATCCTGATCCCGGCGCTCCGGCCGGTGTTCCGCACCTACGCGATGTCGCCGCACGAGTGGATGATCCTCATCGTCCTGTCGGCGCTGGTGGTGCCCGCGGTAGAGATCGCGAAGGCCATCGACCGCGCCGTGCGCCGCCGCCCGCCCGGCGCGGGCGCCCCCGCAGCCACGCCAGGTCTACCTCCCGCGAGCTGA
- a CDS encoding PspA/IM30 family protein translates to MGIFARLATLIKSNLNDLISSSEDPEKMLNQVVIDMSNQLIEAKKQVAVSIADEKRLAKQAEQEAANAAEWERRAMLAIKAGDDNLAKEALARKKEHDQLAAAYKDQWQKQKQAVEQLKTALRLLNNKIEEAKRKKNVLIARKKRAEAQKAIQETLSGLNNASAFETFDRMATKIDQIEAEAEAAGELAEQYSGDTLAHRFGQLEATAGAEDDLLALKRKMGVAPPEPPKETAPAQVRVAGGPAAPTAQPTNVPSQAEQDELAAALAELEAEEQREQARMKR, encoded by the coding sequence ATGGGAATCTTCGCGCGCCTAGCCACCCTCATCAAGTCGAACCTGAACGACCTCATCAGCAGCTCGGAGGACCCCGAGAAGATGCTGAACCAGGTCGTCATCGACATGTCCAACCAGCTCATCGAGGCGAAGAAGCAGGTGGCCGTCTCGATCGCGGACGAGAAGCGCCTCGCCAAGCAAGCCGAGCAAGAGGCCGCGAACGCCGCCGAGTGGGAGCGGCGCGCGATGCTCGCGATCAAGGCCGGCGACGACAACCTCGCGAAGGAAGCGCTCGCGAGGAAGAAAGAGCACGACCAGCTCGCCGCGGCCTACAAGGACCAGTGGCAGAAGCAGAAGCAGGCCGTCGAGCAGCTCAAGACCGCGCTGCGCCTGCTCAACAACAAGATCGAGGAGGCCAAGCGCAAGAAGAACGTGCTCATCGCGCGCAAGAAGCGCGCGGAGGCGCAGAAGGCCATCCAGGAGACGCTCTCGGGCCTCAACAACGCCTCGGCGTTCGAGACCTTCGATCGCATGGCGACGAAGATCGACCAGATCGAGGCCGAGGCCGAGGCCGCCGGCGAGCTCGCGGAGCAGTACTCGGGCGACACGCTCGCCCACAGGTTCGGCCAGCTCGAGGCCACAGCGGGCGCCGAGGACGATCTGCTCGCGCTCAAGCGCAAGATGGGCGTCGCGCCGCCCGAGCCGCCGAAGGAGACCGCGCCCGCGCAGGTGCGCGTGGCCGGTGGCCCTGCGGCGCCCACCGCGCAGCCCACGAACGTCCCCTCGCAAGCCGAGCAGGACGAACTGGCCGCCGCCCTCGCGGAGCTCGAAGCAGAAGAGCAGCGCGAGCAAGCGCGCATGAAGCGCTAG
- a CDS encoding CesT family type III secretion system chaperone — protein sequence MPRTAEDVENFLLQLDRRFENDGGTFLVSAGGEMPPIAIRVAPPIVAIRVSIGDLPPDPEHQAKLFRRLLEYNATDLMHASYGIDDHTIVLSAALPLDNLDLNELEAILSDLDLALARHVPTLHDLATT from the coding sequence ATGCCGCGAACCGCCGAGGACGTAGAGAACTTCCTCCTGCAGCTCGACCGCCGCTTCGAGAACGACGGCGGCACTTTCCTCGTATCCGCAGGCGGCGAGATGCCGCCGATCGCGATCCGCGTGGCGCCACCCATCGTGGCCATCCGCGTGTCGATCGGCGACTTGCCTCCGGATCCGGAGCATCAGGCGAAGCTGTTTCGCCGGCTGCTCGAATACAACGCGACGGACCTCATGCATGCCTCCTACGGCATCGACGATCACACGATCGTGCTCTCCGCCGCGCTGCCGCTCGACAACCTCGACCTCAACGAGCTCGAGGCAATCTTGAGCGATCTCGACCTCGCGCTGGCGCGCCACGTGCCCACGCTGCACGATCTCGCCACGACCTGA
- a CDS encoding serine/threonine-protein kinase has translation MTRLLGRGGMGEVWAARSDTDGREVAIKVLLARAAVKPDLVRRFQREAEIASAVQSPFVCRLLGVGATPDGAHLLVFEKLEGESLADRLKREQYLPFTEVWPMIEDVLEGLSAAHAAGVIHRDLKPGNIYLERTSQPDRPERAKILDFGISKLRRGDGEQAEPTLTAFDATLGSFAYMAPEQVRGAARADERADIYAAGAVAFRSLSGRLPFEGTTAALLVAMKLERQAPSLAEATGDRWPTGIERFLERALERQRENRFSSAVEALAAWRKLAPGAPSRGAAPPPPLPPPRVDDSVAPPPPDPPTVADNEPTWLDHAPTATTDEPPPPPPPPSAPVSSGGRRRKTGRQ, from the coding sequence GTGACCCGCCTCCTCGGGCGCGGCGGGATGGGCGAAGTATGGGCTGCCCGGAGCGACACGGACGGGCGCGAGGTCGCCATCAAGGTGCTGCTCGCCCGCGCCGCGGTGAAGCCCGATCTCGTGCGCCGCTTCCAGCGTGAGGCCGAGATCGCCTCTGCCGTGCAGAGCCCCTTCGTTTGCCGCCTGCTCGGGGTCGGCGCGACCCCCGACGGCGCGCACCTGCTCGTCTTCGAGAAGCTCGAGGGCGAGAGCCTGGCCGACAGGCTGAAGCGCGAGCAATACCTGCCTTTCACCGAGGTCTGGCCGATGATCGAGGACGTGCTCGAGGGCCTCTCGGCCGCGCACGCCGCCGGCGTCATCCACCGCGATCTCAAGCCCGGCAACATCTACCTCGAGCGCACGAGCCAGCCCGATCGGCCCGAGCGCGCCAAGATCCTCGACTTCGGCATCTCGAAGCTCCGGCGCGGCGACGGCGAGCAGGCCGAGCCCACGCTCACGGCCTTCGACGCGACGCTCGGATCGTTCGCGTACATGGCCCCCGAGCAGGTGCGCGGCGCGGCGCGGGCCGACGAGCGCGCGGACATCTACGCAGCCGGCGCCGTGGCCTTTCGCTCGCTCAGCGGGCGCCTGCCCTTCGAGGGCACGACCGCGGCCTTGCTCGTCGCCATGAAGCTCGAGCGTCAGGCGCCCTCGCTCGCCGAGGCGACGGGCGACCGCTGGCCCACGGGCATCGAGCGATTCCTCGAGCGCGCGCTCGAGCGGCAGCGCGAGAATCGATTCTCCTCGGCCGTCGAGGCGCTCGCGGCCTGGCGCAAGCTCGCGCCGGGCGCGCCCTCGCGTGGGGCCGCCCCGCCGCCGCCGCTGCCGCCGCCTCGGGTCGACGACTCGGTGGCGCCGCCGCCGCCGGATCCGCCCACGGTCGCGGACAACGAGCCGACGTGGCTCGATCACGCGCCCACCGCGACCACCGATGAACCGCCGCCGCCGCCGCCGCCGCCCTCGGCGCCCGTGTCGAGCGGGGGGCGCCGTCGCAAGACTGGGAGGCAGTGA
- a CDS encoding sigma 54-interacting transcriptional regulator, with protein MTLLEATVLSRNRVEVRGGRIKAAKMNWVEIGTEPVIVGRNAQCQLVLEDAKISAVHAEFLATEHGVRVRDLGSRNGTFAGGVRVGEVYLHSACKIRLGETDLSFEPARPERIVVPAIPSFGPLVAQSAGMRSIFEKLGKVGPTDLTVLITGETGTGKEVVAQAIHLASARAKKPFVVVDCGSIPPSLAEATLFGHERGAFTGAVDKRLSPFVEADGGTIFLDELGELPIEVQPKLLRALAERRIKPVGGSTYREVDVRVLAATRRDLVRAVNTGAFRSDLYFRVAQVRVELPALRQRLEDIPVLVRRMLRDLGDEGAFERVGNMTLERLMRHDWPGNVRELKNAVAVAFALAGEGEELDVASHLGALNEISEGALPGMGAASASVIPPAASTGGAMPSFKGKPFQEAKHDVLARFEREYFAGLYEEAKGNISEIARRAGMERAHVRTYLKRHGISAKQGAEET; from the coding sequence GTGACCTTGCTCGAGGCGACCGTACTCTCGCGAAACCGGGTCGAGGTCCGGGGCGGACGCATCAAGGCCGCCAAGATGAACTGGGTCGAGATCGGCACCGAGCCCGTGATCGTCGGCCGCAACGCCCAGTGCCAGCTCGTGCTCGAGGACGCGAAGATCAGCGCCGTCCACGCCGAGTTTCTGGCCACCGAGCACGGCGTGCGCGTGCGTGATCTCGGCAGCCGCAACGGCACCTTCGCGGGCGGCGTGCGCGTCGGCGAGGTCTACCTGCACTCGGCCTGCAAGATCCGGCTCGGCGAGACCGACCTGTCGTTCGAGCCCGCGCGCCCCGAGCGCATCGTGGTGCCGGCGATCCCGTCGTTCGGCCCGCTCGTCGCGCAGAGCGCGGGCATGCGCTCGATCTTCGAGAAGCTCGGCAAGGTGGGCCCGACGGACCTCACGGTGCTCATCACGGGCGAGACCGGCACGGGCAAGGAGGTCGTCGCGCAGGCGATTCACCTGGCCAGCGCGCGCGCCAAAAAACCCTTCGTCGTCGTCGACTGTGGCTCCATCCCCCCGAGCCTCGCGGAGGCCACGCTCTTCGGTCACGAGCGCGGCGCGTTCACGGGCGCGGTGGACAAACGCCTCTCTCCGTTCGTCGAGGCAGACGGCGGGACGATCTTCCTCGACGAGCTCGGCGAGCTTCCGATCGAGGTGCAGCCGAAGCTCCTGCGCGCGCTCGCGGAGCGGCGGATCAAGCCCGTGGGCGGCTCGACGTACCGCGAGGTCGACGTGCGCGTGCTGGCCGCGACGCGGCGCGATCTGGTGCGCGCGGTCAACACGGGCGCGTTCCGGAGCGACCTCTACTTCCGCGTCGCGCAGGTGCGCGTCGAGCTGCCGGCGCTGCGGCAGAGGCTCGAGGACATCCCGGTGCTCGTGCGCCGGATGCTCAGGGATCTCGGCGACGAGGGTGCGTTCGAGCGGGTCGGCAACATGACGCTCGAGCGGCTCATGCGGCACGACTGGCCGGGCAACGTGCGCGAGCTGAAGAACGCGGTGGCCGTGGCCTTCGCGCTCGCGGGCGAGGGTGAAGAGCTCGACGTCGCCTCGCACCTCGGGGCGCTCAACGAGATCAGCGAGGGCGCCTTGCCCGGCATGGGCGCAGCTTCCGCGAGCGTGATTCCTCCGGCCGCGAGCACGGGCGGCGCGATGCCTTCGTTCAAGGGCAAGCCGTTCCAGGAGGCCAAGCACGACGTCCTGGCGCGCTTCGAGCGCGAGTACTTCGCGGGCCTGTACGAGGAGGCGAAGGGCAACATCTCCGAGATCGCGCGTCGCGCGGGCATGGAGCGCGCGCACGTGCGGACCTACTTGAAGCGTCACGGGATCAGCGCGAAGCAGGGCGCGGAAGAGACCTGA
- a CDS encoding MFS transporter: MTDARPPRYPALRHKDFVLFWGGGIVSRLGTQMRDVALAWQLYELTRSPLALGLPGLFRVTPLLLLALGGGVAADALDRRRVMLVTQSVLALTSGILGFVTLTGEATPALLYTLIALSAATTAFDNPARQALVVNLLPEEDLPNGLALQVLGHQVSTVAGPAIGGLLLGATSAGVVYVVDAISFLAVIAALFVVRPKRRAEGAKPVPLRPSALRPAFELLQQKPVLLWLSLVDFLATFFAGSMQLLPIFADQAFRVGPWGYGLLQSAPAVGAVVASVLISSRPPMRRQGLAVLVSVGVYGAAIAAFGLSRSFPLALGLLALSGAADTVSTVVRQVARQTLTPDELRGRMNAVNMIFFMGGPQLGEVEAGIVAQMWTTRGSVVSGGVACIVVALVFGAFVPVLRRLGEEARRETERG, encoded by the coding sequence GTGACGGACGCGCGGCCGCCGCGCTATCCGGCGCTACGGCACAAGGACTTCGTTCTCTTCTGGGGCGGCGGCATCGTCTCGCGCCTCGGCACGCAGATGCGCGACGTCGCGCTCGCGTGGCAGCTCTACGAGCTCACCCGCTCGCCCCTCGCGCTCGGTTTGCCGGGGCTGTTCCGCGTGACGCCGCTCTTGCTGCTCGCGCTTGGCGGCGGGGTCGCGGCCGATGCGCTCGACAGGCGCCGCGTGATGCTCGTGACGCAGTCGGTCCTCGCGCTGACCTCGGGGATCCTCGGGTTCGTCACGCTGACCGGAGAGGCGACGCCGGCGCTGCTTTACACGCTCATCGCGCTCTCGGCGGCGACCACGGCCTTCGACAACCCGGCGCGGCAGGCGCTCGTGGTGAACCTCTTGCCGGAGGAGGACCTGCCGAACGGTCTGGCGCTCCAGGTGCTCGGGCATCAGGTCTCGACGGTGGCGGGGCCGGCGATCGGGGGGCTTCTGCTCGGGGCGACGTCGGCGGGCGTCGTGTACGTGGTCGATGCGATCTCGTTCCTCGCGGTGATCGCCGCCCTCTTCGTGGTTCGTCCGAAGCGCCGCGCCGAGGGAGCGAAGCCCGTGCCGCTGCGTCCATCGGCCTTGCGGCCCGCGTTCGAGCTGCTGCAGCAGAAGCCGGTGCTCCTGTGGCTTTCGCTCGTCGATTTCCTCGCGACCTTCTTCGCGGGCTCGATGCAGCTTTTGCCCATCTTCGCCGATCAGGCATTCCGCGTGGGCCCGTGGGGATACGGGCTCTTGCAATCGGCGCCCGCGGTGGGCGCGGTCGTGGCGTCCGTTCTGATCTCCTCGCGCCCGCCGATGCGCCGGCAGGGGCTCGCCGTTCTCGTGAGCGTGGGCGTGTACGGCGCGGCGATCGCGGCGTTCGGTCTGTCGCGCTCCTTCCCGCTCGCGCTCGGGCTGCTCGCGCTCTCGGGGGCGGCGGACACGGTGAGCACGGTGGTGCGGCAGGTGGCGCGTCAAACCCTCACGCCGGACGAGCTGCGCGGCCGCATGAACGCGGTGAACATGATCTTCTTCATGGGCGGCCCGCAGCTCGGCGAGGTCGAGGCGGGCATCGTCGCGCAGATGTGGACGACGCGCGGCTCGGTGGTGAGCGGCGGCGTCGCGTGCATCGTCGTCGCGCTCGTGTTCGGAGCGTTCGTCCCGGTGCTCAGGCGGCTCGGGGAAGAGGCGCGCCGGGAGACCGAGCGGGGTTGA
- a CDS encoding S41 family peptidase, translating into MLPASNRGVGMNFGFPDVCLTPTPVGPVPIPYPNIAMNAQATLFSPIVKVSGVHALNQGSIIAMTSGDEAGSAHWTVKGPGKYIAGNPVVFVDKFPAINLTCPTMGNTGNNALGAVVVPSAVNVFYMYAHSPAAAAPDGVSAARAAALGDLVLGRTGAEPLTAAKLDDGVGYVRLAVVTTDVASRFHAAARALEAEGARALVLDLAGCPGGDLDAVVAWAATFLDEGAEIARIEDAEGDALVHRAALPAAYTMPLVVLVDGGTGSAAEILAACLQAHGRALVLGQRTHGKGSAQRLVPGEEDAFDYRTAALCAGPGGSPIHGVGVEPDITLEGDFGPAWLSAACEAARARLPGEHIGHGAAR; encoded by the coding sequence ATGCTCCCTGCATCGAACCGCGGCGTCGGCATGAATTTCGGGTTTCCAGACGTGTGCCTCACGCCCACGCCGGTCGGCCCCGTCCCCATTCCGTATCCGAACATCGCGATGAACGCGCAGGCCACGCTGTTCTCGCCGATCGTCAAGGTCTCGGGCGTGCACGCGCTGAACCAGGGGTCGATCATCGCCATGACCTCCGGCGACGAGGCCGGCTCGGCGCACTGGACCGTCAAGGGCCCGGGCAAGTACATCGCGGGCAATCCGGTCGTCTTCGTCGACAAGTTTCCCGCCATCAACCTCACCTGCCCGACGATGGGCAACACCGGGAACAATGCCCTCGGTGCGGTGGTGGTCCCGAGCGCCGTGAACGTGTTTTACATGTACGCCCATTCTCCTGCTGCCGCCGCGCCGGACGGCGTGTCGGCGGCCCGCGCGGCGGCCCTCGGCGACCTCGTCCTCGGCCGCACGGGCGCGGAGCCGCTCACGGCCGCCAAGCTCGACGACGGCGTCGGCTACGTGCGGCTCGCGGTCGTCACCACGGACGTCGCGAGCCGCTTTCACGCGGCGGCGCGCGCGCTCGAAGCGGAAGGCGCGCGGGCGCTCGTCCTCGACCTCGCGGGTTGTCCGGGCGGCGACCTCGACGCGGTCGTCGCGTGGGCGGCGACGTTCCTCGACGAGGGCGCGGAGATCGCCCGCATCGAGGACGCCGAAGGGGACGCGCTCGTCCACCGGGCCGCGCTCCCGGCCGCGTACACGATGCCCCTCGTCGTGCTCGTCGACGGCGGGACGGGCTCGGCCGCGGAGATCCTCGCCGCGTGCTTGCAGGCCCACGGCCGCGCGCTCGTCCTCGGCCAGCGGACGCATGGAAAGGGCAGCGCGCAGCGCCTCGTCCCGGGCGAGGAAGACGCGTTCGATTACCGCACGGCCGCGCTTTGCGCCGGCCCGGGCGGGTCCCCGATCCACGGGGTCGGCGTCGAGCCCGACATCACGCTGGAAGGCGACTTCGGCCCGGCGTGGCTCTCGGCCGCATGCGAGGCCGCCCGCGCCCGGTTGCCCGGAGAGCACATCGGCCATGGCGCTGCGCGGTGA
- a CDS encoding DUF3540 domain-containing protein, whose protein sequence is MSNVARLRIEETADKGLYLGPATVAAVHPAEIEVDLPKGGKVHARLALAYAYEPAPGDEVLVIGNAEGHWIIGVVRGKGPAVLHFPADAELRAAGTLRIAADRGVEVSAPEFAVTTKKIRMIASEVVHAFSTLRQRVTELMSVQAGQTHTVVEGSMHSQAKSATILTEEKVAINGKEVHLG, encoded by the coding sequence ATGTCGAACGTCGCGCGATTGCGCATCGAGGAAACCGCGGACAAGGGCCTCTACCTCGGCCCGGCCACGGTCGCGGCCGTCCACCCCGCCGAGATCGAGGTCGACCTGCCGAAGGGCGGCAAGGTCCACGCGCGCCTCGCGCTCGCCTACGCCTACGAGCCCGCGCCCGGCGACGAGGTGCTCGTCATCGGCAACGCGGAGGGGCACTGGATCATCGGCGTCGTGCGCGGGAAAGGCCCCGCGGTCCTGCATTTCCCCGCCGACGCGGAGCTGCGCGCCGCGGGGACCTTGCGGATCGCCGCGGATCGCGGCGTCGAGGTGAGCGCGCCCGAGTTCGCCGTGACCACGAAGAAGATCCGCATGATCGCCTCCGAGGTCGTCCACGCGTTCAGCACCCTGCGCCAGCGCGTCACGGAGCTGATGAGTGTGCAAGCCGGACAAACGCACACGGTCGTCGAGGGCTCCATGCACTCGCAGGCGAAGAGCGCGACCATTCTCACGGAGGAGAAGGTCGCCATCAACGGCAAGGAAGTCCACCTGGGCTGA